One stretch of Deltaproteobacteria bacterium DNA includes these proteins:
- the pgeF gene encoding peptidoglycan editing factor PgeF, whose product MFLNIQTLPIIQVPLLQQYDWLVHGFGTKDISIEKYLSAFGVSNPKIPQTHQIHSKALHLLTTKEKVSSPWSTVSGPQLEGDAFVTDEPGIVCWVRSADCLPILLVDPVHKVVGAIHSGWRGTAQKVVTETIKVMQREWKTDPVRLKVALGPCIDGRNYRVKNDVVIAFREAQLSPGPWLEEIDPNHWYLDIAHANLHLLKTMGIPRESIYLSLACTAADPNHFHSFRAEKGKKGNQVSFVMIK is encoded by the coding sequence ATGTTCTTAAACATTCAAACATTGCCGATAATTCAAGTTCCGCTTTTACAGCAATATGACTGGCTGGTGCATGGTTTTGGTACGAAAGACATCTCCATTGAAAAATATCTGTCTGCTTTCGGTGTATCTAATCCAAAAATTCCCCAGACGCACCAGATTCACAGTAAGGCTCTCCATCTTTTAACGACAAAAGAAAAAGTTTCGAGTCCGTGGTCCACGGTTTCCGGTCCGCAGTTAGAAGGAGACGCCTTTGTGACGGATGAACCCGGTATCGTTTGTTGGGTGCGGAGTGCAGACTGTCTTCCCATTTTACTCGTAGACCCTGTTCATAAAGTAGTTGGGGCGATTCATTCGGGATGGCGGGGGACGGCGCAAAAAGTTGTTACTGAAACGATTAAGGTCATGCAAAGAGAATGGAAAACGGACCCCGTCCGTTTGAAAGTGGCTTTGGGTCCCTGCATTGACGGCAGAAATTATCGGGTAAAAAACGACGTCGTCATTGCCTTTCGCGAGGCGCAGTTATCGCCCGGTCCGTGGCTTGAGGAAATTGATCCCAACCATTGGTATTTGGATATTGCCCACGCCAATCTTCATTTGTTAAAAACGATGGGTATTCCGAGAGAGTCGATTTATCTTTCTTTGGCGTGCACCGCCGCTGATCCAAACCATTTTCACTCTTTTCGCGCAGAAAAAGGAAAAAAGGGGAATCAGGTCAGTTTTGTGATGATTAAATAA
- a CDS encoding RluA family pseudouridine synthase → MRLDLYLVQKSSLSRHQVQKMIEEGLVKIGGSVVSKPSFKITGTEDIEYQLPVSQLPFELKPEKIPLDILYEDDQIIVINKQADLVIHPAVGHPSGTLVNALLARYGTLPAGSDPFKPGIVHRLDKGTSGVIVAARTVEALTHLQNQFKGREVEKIYWAFVCGQITEEGILDKPLGRSSKNRQKISSHTKKGKEALTEWKVLERFDGNFSWLEVKLHTGRTHQIRAHFTEAGNPLIGDPTYGRMGKKLKDQITRPALHARSLRLTHPKTGKRVFFEAPMPEDLQKLLSYLKG, encoded by the coding sequence ATGAGGCTCGACCTTTATCTTGTTCAAAAAAGTTCTCTTTCCCGTCATCAAGTTCAAAAAATGATTGAAGAGGGGCTTGTGAAAATTGGAGGGAGTGTTGTTTCAAAACCTTCTTTCAAAATAACGGGGACAGAAGATATTGAATATCAGTTACCTGTTTCTCAACTTCCGTTTGAACTGAAACCTGAAAAAATTCCTTTGGATATTTTGTATGAAGACGATCAGATCATTGTTATCAACAAACAAGCCGATCTGGTGATTCATCCGGCGGTGGGGCATCCTTCCGGAACTCTCGTCAATGCGCTGTTGGCCCGATACGGCACTTTGCCCGCAGGATCGGATCCCTTCAAACCGGGCATTGTTCATCGTCTGGACAAAGGGACCAGCGGTGTGATCGTGGCGGCCCGCACCGTGGAAGCCCTTACCCATTTGCAAAATCAATTCAAGGGACGTGAGGTGGAGAAAATTTATTGGGCTTTTGTTTGCGGGCAAATTACGGAAGAGGGAATTCTTGATAAACCGTTGGGGCGTTCCTCCAAAAATCGCCAAAAAATTTCTTCCCATACGAAGAAGGGGAAAGAGGCTTTGACCGAATGGAAAGTGTTGGAACGTTTTGACGGAAATTTCAGTTGGTTGGAAGTGAAGCTTCATACGGGACGAACGCATCAAATTCGCGCTCATTTTACCGAAGCGGGAAATCCTTTGATCGGAGACCCGACCTACGGGCGGATGGGGAAAAAATTGAAAGACCAGATTACAAGGCCGGCCCTGCATGCGAGAAGTCTTAGGCTTACACATCCCAAAACCGGAAAGAGAGTTTTTTTTGAGGCGCCCATGCCTGAGGATTTGCAAAAACTTTTAAGTTATCTTAAAGGATGA